In the Streptobacillus moniliformis DSM 12112 genome, one interval contains:
- a CDS encoding YadA-like family protein: MNKIQELRRFLKSSLKNKVSVNEKTVLRYMMLGFVGLSTISNGAWLAINETNGTVGTSTNGSSPQGENNTKNNIILSKYDSSYNTDHSVVIGAGGKTYAKRKENVVIGYNAQSEKQQSVVIGANTKSDLQNSVVLGNNSYVYKNNFNTNNGVTDDDGQGVAVGNSVYSTAQATSLGNNTYAIGRSSIAIGNDDVSSYVQPVTEYDYKNYFKNLYDKIDNKGDTYGYANGKKVQGKEENHKWSPTLAQGHGSIAIGSRSIAYADGSTALGTLAYALKNGSTAIGTLTRAEGEGAIAIGRETNVFSNNAISAGNKTLVLEEGGAAYGLQAVSGGKNSIAIGTDVYSNVDYDYDSKVILGGSQRSGEWRLFGDLANYGQVGSTEDKRGLYGFDLNGVAKTILGIAEDQPRDNIPDAKKGDYLKSGDYFSYYKNYIDGIENGLTNAKTKDTKETTNSIRIKTQEKKGVKDIAKGNGKNAIVIGSKSGAFGDNAIALGRGSFSLKENSISIGSYSYTKDKNAIAIGIASRALAEGSVTFGNGAGVDISGKNSMVYGHGSVAYAPNSIILGINSRLWDESDAGDSIIIGNNANVYGLNGKKGHKGKSVLALGNETLASLDNSVALGFKSQTDYNQEDLDKPGYTARGSYSIPSSAKVGVISVGKKGYERRIINVAAGYRDSDAVNVAQLKTLEDRLDGATEEADDKVRYFSVNTENDLSEIARKKIDYKNYVKLKVQKLTVEARKKAGDQINEENVKGLEEKLKKIEDKAGIKDKATSINALVDMNNHKYMNNGTFDIDKYMEDLEKAKESDLSETTLNSVLSDEEKTKLSSNNYDNKGAKAKDSIAIGYDASTETGAENAIAIGMGAKATSKDSIVLGSYSKNTATLTNAGYDFETKMTSNLTDSTWKPTKGELAIGDGTTNTRRITGVAAGDKDTDAVNVAQLKKVTSGLLNDKELLTFIGNDTSKEVKVKIGEKLNIVGEGTVANGTAANNIKVTADSNSKKLTIGLAKNLVDLESISVKKNGNEIKISSDKITVSKNGEKVEITKDSLMGATTVGKDKDNSIMFGSGTDDKATTKLKVAGKELTFTKSGDNIKISNVANGIEDKDAVNVSQLKKYVEALGGNAKIDDKGNVTGPKYNLKAGDENAKDYTNVGEAIKALDDAINKSSDSIKDITNKEISFYGNDGEDKKVSKKLGQSLAIKGEGTVANGTAKDNIKVEKSADSNGLDIKLAEDLKNLKSIETKKDGNKQTKITTDGVEVTNDKGKASLTGDKLTFGAKDANSADKTSTTIEKSGVTVKGKDGKDAVSIKSGENGGTIVVNGKDGKDSIKIDGDKGTITGLKDIAHNASGDTVVNKNYVDNKIKEIANGPFEYETKDKKEKVIRGQDGKLYKEEDLKKHYYDEKTSSYKPKNSGSSEQLTAVDSKDVNVNLMPKGDGKKPISIGNVEGVLGENPTDEKVKDLLSNKNGVADNSKNKVATGSDILALAKAGLNFAGNTGAGDEIHRNLGEKVTIKGEGTDSKNDFNSASGNIQVKSDKMDGSLTVKLSDKLTNMTSFETKDLDDNGTKSKVKLDKDGLTSIKKTDDNKFIQSKIGVDGINIGKYDNEPNNNSQPTESAKYTIGGTTIKDGKGESNLTSTTLSFKDNNGKIKGLADPVEENDAVNKRYVDNKIGIALNGVANAVAMANLPQVSAIGDKRHNIAGSYGYYNGENAFALGLSGVNETGTLVYRASGALNTKGHVSLGAGLGYQFDNIGKRSKEILKLQRNGNINLLDEKVYELNNEVKALKEENKAIIEKNMNLENRISELEKLIKKLIEK, encoded by the coding sequence ATGAATAAAATTCAGGAGTTAAGAAGATTTTTAAAGAGTTCTTTAAAAAACAAGGTAAGTGTAAATGAAAAAACAGTACTAAGGTATATGATGTTAGGATTTGTAGGATTATCTACAATTTCTAACGGTGCTTGGCTAGCAATCAATGAAACAAATGGGACTGTAGGGACTTCAACAAATGGTAGTAGTCCTCAGGGAGAAAATAATACAAAAAATAATATAATATTATCTAAATATGATAGTTCATATAATACAGACCATTCAGTAGTAATAGGAGCTGGAGGAAAGACTTATGCTAAAAGAAAAGAAAATGTAGTAATAGGATACAATGCACAATCAGAAAAACAACAAAGTGTAGTAATAGGAGCTAATACTAAATCAGATTTACAAAATTCGGTAGTTCTTGGAAATAATTCATATGTATATAAAAATAATTTTAATACAAATAATGGTGTAACTGATGATGATGGACAAGGAGTTGCAGTAGGTAACTCTGTATATTCAACAGCCCAAGCAACATCTTTAGGGAATAATACATATGCTATAGGAAGGTCATCTATAGCAATAGGAAATGATGATGTTTCTTCATATGTTCAACCTGTTACAGAATATGATTATAAAAATTATTTTAAAAATCTTTATGATAAAATAGACAATAAAGGAGATACATATGGATATGCAAATGGGAAAAAAGTACAAGGTAAAGAGGAAAATCACAAATGGTCACCAACACTAGCCCAAGGACATGGATCAATAGCCATAGGTTCTAGATCAATAGCATATGCAGATGGATCAACGGCATTAGGAACACTTGCTTATGCCCTAAAGAATGGATCAACAGCAATAGGAACACTAACAAGAGCAGAAGGAGAGGGAGCAATAGCAATAGGAAGAGAAACTAATGTATTTTCAAATAATGCTATTTCTGCTGGTAATAAGACACTTGTTTTAGAAGAGGGTGGAGCAGCATATGGATTACAAGCAGTTTCAGGAGGTAAAAACTCTATAGCAATAGGAACAGATGTATATTCTAATGTAGACTATGATTATGATAGTAAAGTAATATTAGGTGGAAGTCAAAGATCTGGTGAATGGAGATTATTTGGAGATTTAGCTAATTATGGTCAAGTAGGAAGTACAGAAGATAAAAGAGGTCTATATGGATTTGATTTAAATGGGGTTGCAAAAACTATTTTAGGAATTGCAGAAGATCAACCTAGAGATAATATACCAGATGCTAAAAAAGGAGATTATTTAAAGAGTGGAGATTATTTCTCATACTATAAAAACTATATAGATGGTATAGAAAATGGATTAACTAATGCAAAGACAAAAGACACAAAGGAAACAACAAATTCAATAAGAATAAAAACACAAGAAAAAAAAGGAGTAAAAGATATTGCCAAAGGTAATGGTAAAAATGCAATAGTAATAGGAAGTAAATCGGGAGCATTTGGAGATAATGCTATAGCACTAGGTAGAGGATCATTTTCACTTAAAGAAAATTCAATATCAATAGGATCATATTCATATACAAAAGATAAGAATGCTATTGCAATAGGAATAGCTTCAAGAGCTTTGGCAGAAGGATCGGTTACATTTGGTAATGGGGCAGGAGTAGATATATCAGGAAAGAATTCTATGGTATATGGACATGGATCAGTAGCCTATGCCCCTAATTCAATAATACTAGGAATAAATTCTCGTTTATGGGATGAAAGTGATGCAGGAGATTCAATAATAATAGGAAATAATGCTAATGTATATGGTTTAAATGGTAAAAAAGGTCATAAAGGTAAGTCAGTACTTGCATTGGGGAATGAAACTTTAGCCTCACTTGATAATTCAGTAGCCTTAGGATTTAAGTCACAAACAGACTATAACCAAGAAGATTTAGACAAACCAGGATATACAGCAAGAGGGTCATATTCAATACCGAGTTCGGCAAAAGTAGGAGTAATATCAGTAGGTAAAAAAGGATATGAGAGAAGAATAATCAATGTAGCAGCAGGATATAGAGATTCAGATGCAGTAAATGTAGCTCAACTTAAAACACTAGAAGATAGATTAGATGGAGCGACAGAAGAGGCAGATGATAAGGTAAGATATTTTTCCGTAAATACAGAAAATGATTTATCAGAAATAGCAAGAAAAAAGATAGATTACAAAAATTATGTTAAATTAAAAGTACAAAAATTAACAGTAGAAGCCAGAAAAAAGGCTGGAGATCAAATAAATGAAGAAAATGTTAAAGGATTAGAAGAAAAATTAAAAAAAATAGAAGATAAGGCTGGAATAAAGGATAAAGCTACTTCAATTAATGCTCTAGTAGACATGAATAATCATAAATATATGAATAATGGAACTTTTGATATTGATAAATATATGGAAGATTTGGAAAAAGCAAAAGAATCTGATTTATCAGAAACTACACTTAATAGTGTATTAAGTGATGAAGAAAAAACTAAATTAAGTTCAAATAATTATGATAATAAAGGAGCAAAAGCTAAAGATTCAATAGCAATAGGTTATGATGCTAGTACAGAAACAGGAGCAGAAAATGCTATAGCTATAGGTATGGGAGCAAAAGCGACGAGTAAAGATAGTATAGTTTTAGGTAGTTATTCTAAGAATACAGCAACTTTAACTAATGCTGGATATGATTTTGAAACAAAAATGACTTCTAATTTAACGGATTCAACATGGAAGCCAACTAAAGGAGAACTTGCTATAGGAGATGGTACAACTAATACTAGAAGAATAACAGGAGTAGCTGCAGGAGATAAAGATACAGATGCAGTAAATGTTGCTCAACTAAAAAAAGTTACATCAGGATTATTAAATGACAAAGAATTACTTACATTTATTGGTAATGATACAAGTAAAGAAGTAAAAGTTAAAATAGGAGAAAAACTTAATATAGTAGGTGAAGGAACAGTTGCTAATGGAACAGCTGCAAATAATATAAAAGTAACAGCAGATAGTAATAGTAAGAAATTAACTATAGGATTAGCAAAGAATTTAGTAGATTTAGAAAGTATATCAGTTAAGAAAAATGGAAATGAAATTAAGATTAGCTCTGATAAAATAACTGTATCAAAAAATGGAGAAAAGGTAGAGATAACAAAAGATTCTTTAATGGGTGCAACAACTGTTGGGAAAGATAAAGATAACTCTATAATGTTTGGTAGTGGTACAGATGATAAAGCTACAACTAAATTAAAAGTTGCTGGTAAAGAATTAACATTCACTAAATCAGGAGATAATATTAAAATATCTAATGTAGCAAATGGAATAGAAGATAAAGATGCTGTAAATGTATCACAACTTAAAAAATATGTAGAAGCTTTAGGTGGAAATGCAAAAATTGATGATAAAGGAAATGTTACAGGACCTAAATATAATTTAAAAGCTGGTGATGAAAATGCTAAAGATTATACTAATGTAGGAGAGGCTATAAAAGCTTTAGATGATGCTATCAATAAATCTTCAGATAGCATAAAAGATATTACAAACAAAGAAATATCATTTTATGGAAATGATGGAGAAGATAAAAAAGTAAGTAAAAAACTAGGACAATCATTAGCAATAAAAGGTGAGGGAACAGTTGCTAATGGAACTGCAAAAGATAATATTAAAGTTGAAAAAAGTGCTGACAGTAATGGACTAGATATTAAACTTGCTGAAGATTTAAAGAATCTGAAAAGTATAGAAACTAAAAAAGATGGTAACAAACAAACTAAAATTACTACAGATGGTGTAGAAGTTACAAACGATAAAGGTAAAGCTAGTTTAACTGGTGATAAATTAACATTTGGAGCAAAAGATGCTAATTCAGCTGATAAAACAAGTACAACTATTGAAAAAAGTGGCGTAACTGTAAAAGGTAAAGATGGAAAAGATGCAGTATCAATAAAATCTGGAGAAAATGGTGGAACAATAGTTGTAAATGGTAAAGATGGAAAAGATTCAATCAAAATAGATGGTGATAAAGGCACTATAACAGGACTTAAAGATATAGCTCATAATGCATCTGGAGATACAGTAGTTAATAAGAATTATGTTGATAACAAGATAAAAGAAATAGCTAATGGACCATTTGAATATGAAACAAAAGATAAAAAAGAAAAAGTTATCAGAGGACAAGATGGTAAGTTATACAAAGAAGAGGATTTAAAGAAACACTATTATGATGAAAAAACGTCTTCATATAAGCCTAAAAATAGTGGTAGTTCAGAACAATTAACAGCAGTAGATAGTAAAGATGTAAATGTAAATCTAATGCCTAAGGGAGATGGGAAGAAACCAATATCAATAGGAAATGTAGAAGGTGTTTTAGGTGAAAATCCAACAGATGAAAAAGTTAAAGACCTACTATCTAATAAAAATGGTGTAGCTGATAATAGTAAAAATAAGGTTGCAACAGGTTCAGATATATTAGCATTAGCAAAAGCAGGATTAAACTTTGCTGGTAATACTGGTGCAGGAGATGAAATTCACAGAAACCTAGGAGAAAAAGTAACTATTAAAGGTGAGGGAACTGATAGTAAAAATGACTTTAATAGTGCAAGTGGAAACATACAGGTTAAATCTGATAAAATGGACGGTTCATTAACAGTAAAACTATCAGACAAACTAACTAATATGACTTCATTTGAAACAAAAGATTTAGATGATAATGGAACTAAATCTAAAGTTAAACTAGATAAAGATGGTTTAACTTCAATTAAGAAGACAGATGATAATAAGTTCATTCAATCTAAAATAGGAGTAGATGGAATTAATATAGGTAAATACGATAATGAGCCAAATAATAATTCACAACCTACTGAAAGTGCAAAATACACAATAGGTGGAACGACAATAAAAGATGGTAAAGGAGAATCTAATTTAACATCTACAACTTTAAGCTTTAAAGATAATAACGGAAAAATAAAAGGATTAGCAGATCCAGTTGAAGAAAATGATGCAGTTAATAAGAGATATGTTGATAATAAAATAGGAATAGCTTTAAATGGAGTAGCAAATGCAGTAGCTATGGCAAATCTACCACAAGTAAGTGCGATAGGAGATAAAAGACATAACATAGCAGGTTCATATGGTTACTATAACGGAGAGAATGCTTTTGCTTTAGGATTATCAGGAGTAAATGAAACGGGAACTTTAGTATATAGAGCAAGTGGAGCATTAAATACTAAAGGACATGTATCTTTAGGAGCAGGATTAGGGTATCAATTTGATAATATAGGTAAAAGAAGTAAAGAAATTTTAAAATTACAAAGAAATGGAAACATTAATTTACTTGATGAAAAAGTATATGAATTAAATAATGAAGTTAAAGCTCTTAAAGAAGAGAATAAGGCTATTATCGAAAAAAATATGAATTTAGAAAATAGAATTTCTGAATTAGAAAAATTAATAAAAAAATTAATTGAAAAATAG
- a CDS encoding PepSY domain-containing protein: MKKFLFFTFLIFGFNILGNNKEVKFSKKEALTKAISHSENGIVNSVELDYVKNNPVWKIEIIHSHSKKEFKIDATNGKILSTKVDYEKIIQDTDKDILNINDIKIIVSKKTKHPVYTEIYLDKKLGKKIYEIQVLDGNNEISFTIDAHTGEILKFNK; encoded by the coding sequence ATGAAAAAATTCCTATTTTTCACATTTTTAATATTTGGATTTAATATATTAGGAAATAATAAGGAAGTTAAATTTTCTAAAAAAGAAGCTTTAACTAAGGCTATCTCTCATAGTGAAAATGGTATAGTTAATTCTGTAGAACTAGATTATGTTAAGAATAATCCAGTATGGAAAATTGAAATTATACATAGTCATTCAAAAAAAGAATTTAAAATAGATGCCACTAATGGCAAAATACTATCAACTAAAGTTGATTATGAAAAAATAATACAAGATACTGATAAAGATATCTTAAATATTAATGATATTAAAATAATAGTATCTAAAAAGACTAAACATCCTGTATATACTGAAATATATTTGGATAAGAAATTGGGTAAAAAAATATATGAAATCCAAGTTTTAGATGGAAATAATGAAATATCATTTACCATAGATGCACATACTGGTGAGATATTAAAATTTAATAAATAG
- a CDS encoding response regulator transcription factor yields MKILLVEDEIDLNNIIKKYLKTSGYIVDSVFDGEEALFNLNEASYDLVILDVMLPKLSGFEVLEKMRKKNNKAAVLMLTSKDQVEDKIKGLDLGADDYLSKPFDFEELAARIRAIIRRRYDNLSSEIKIHDLILDTMKKTVIRNNVNIDLTGKEYEILEYLMQNKERIVSRDQIKDHVYDFYYEGSSNVIDVLIKNIRKKIDLEGSKQIIFTKKGLGYVVKENEN; encoded by the coding sequence ATGAAAATACTTTTAGTTGAAGATGAAATTGATTTAAATAATATTATAAAAAAGTATCTTAAAACTAGTGGATATATTGTTGATTCTGTATTTGATGGAGAAGAAGCTCTTTTTAATTTAAATGAAGCTTCATATGATTTAGTAATATTAGATGTTATGCTACCAAAATTAAGTGGTTTTGAAGTTTTAGAAAAAATGAGAAAAAAGAACAATAAGGCAGCTGTGTTAATGTTAACTTCAAAAGATCAAGTAGAAGATAAAATAAAGGGGCTTGATTTAGGGGCTGATGATTATCTATCCAAACCTTTTGATTTTGAAGAGTTAGCAGCTAGAATTAGAGCTATTATTAGAAGAAGATATGATAATTTATCCTCTGAAATTAAAATACATGATTTAATTTTAGATACTATGAAAAAAACTGTTATTCGTAATAATGTAAATATAGATCTAACTGGTAAAGAATATGAAATATTAGAATACTTAATGCAAAACAAGGAAAGAATAGTCAGTAGAGATCAAATTAAAGACCATGTTTATGATTTTTATTACGAAGGTAGTTCTAATGTTATAGATGTATTAATTAAAAATATTAGAAAGAAAATTGATTTAGAGGGATCTAAACAGATAATATTTACTAAAAAGGGACTTGGTTATGTGGTTAAAGAAAATGAGAACTAA
- a CDS encoding ATP-binding protein, whose product MWLKKMRTKFQRHIPITLKVTLWYSSFILLLMISSIILTLILSSSLGMSVSQQQLKKSVDDVAKYPEKFESFESGIFYINYDNSGEILAGKYPLGFNLKLKLEENSIRLYEKNDYQFYYYDSKIKNSNYWIRGVYPINHLAQDRDRTMAIIFIFSPIFFLIVVLGGKEILKRGFIPVKQISKTALDITKSQDFSKRIEIEEGSDEIHKMAKTFNTMFDSIEASYIREKQFNSNVSHELKTPISVILAESSYSLEHVNNLEEAKESFEVIKRQSKKMSELISQIMMLSKIENTYNLELVDLNLSTLVDNTLIDNSIIFKERNINLNKDIQKDIIISGNKIMLERMLDNLIDNAIKFTKDNVSVNLFKNDNKVVLEIIDNGMGISEKNIDFIFNRFYQENVSRNKGKNQGSGLGLSLVKEIVKLHHAEIKVESLPKNYTKFTVSFN is encoded by the coding sequence ATGTGGTTAAAGAAAATGAGAACTAAGTTTCAAAGACATATCCCTATAACTTTAAAAGTTACTCTTTGGTATAGTAGCTTTATACTTTTATTAATGATATCAAGTATAATTCTTACATTGATACTTTCTTCTTCCTTAGGAATGAGCGTATCTCAACAACAATTGAAAAAAAGTGTTGATGATGTGGCTAAATATCCTGAAAAATTTGAAAGTTTTGAATCTGGAATCTTTTATATAAACTATGATAATTCTGGAGAAATTCTTGCAGGTAAATATCCTTTAGGATTTAACTTAAAATTAAAATTAGAAGAAAATAGTATAAGACTATATGAAAAAAATGATTACCAGTTTTATTATTATGATAGTAAAATAAAGAATAGTAACTATTGGATAAGAGGGGTTTATCCTATCAATCATCTTGCACAAGATAGGGATAGAACTATGGCAATTATCTTTATTTTTTCTCCAATATTTTTTCTAATAGTTGTTTTAGGTGGAAAAGAAATACTAAAAAGAGGTTTTATACCTGTTAAACAAATTTCAAAAACTGCATTAGATATTACAAAAAGTCAAGATTTTTCTAAGCGTATAGAAATTGAAGAAGGTAGTGATGAAATACATAAAATGGCTAAAACTTTTAATACCATGTTTGATTCAATTGAAGCTTCATATATACGAGAAAAACAATTTAATTCAAATGTTTCACATGAATTAAAAACTCCTATTAGTGTCATACTTGCGGAAAGCTCTTATTCTTTAGAACATGTAAATAATTTAGAAGAAGCTAAAGAATCTTTTGAGGTTATAAAAAGGCAGTCTAAAAAAATGTCTGAATTAATTTCTCAAATAATGATGTTATCTAAAATTGAAAATACATATAATTTGGAATTAGTTGATTTAAATTTATCTACATTAGTAGATAATACATTAATTGATAATTCTATAATTTTTAAAGAAAGAAATATTAATTTAAACAAAGATATACAAAAAGACATTATCATATCTGGTAATAAGATTATGTTAGAAAGAATGTTAGATAATTTGATAGATAATGCAATTAAATTTACAAAAGATAATGTTAGTGTTAATTTATTTAAAAATGATAATAAAGTTGTTTTAGAGATTATTGATAATGGTATGGGAATTTCTGAAAAAAATATAGACTTCATATTTAATAGATTTTATCAAGAAAATGTATCAAGAAATAAAGGTAAAAATCAAGGTTCAGGACTTGGTTTATCATTAGTTAAAGAAATAGTTAAGTTACATCATGCTGAAATTAAAGTAGAAAGTTTACCTAAAAATTATACTAAGTTCACTGTTTCTTTTAACTAA